The nucleotide window CGTCCGTCCGTGGCGCTCGTAGACAAGGAGCTTTCTGATATCGGCTATTATCTTCTTCGCGCTATCGAGATACTCCGGGGTTTTCCACTTTGCCGAAGCCCTGATAAGCGCGTACGCTATCATTATGTCGCCATCAGTTGCGTTGTTCTTATCGATAACCGACCAGGTGCCGTCCTCGCGCCTGCCCCACTCCCAGGCAAAAAGGTTATCCTCTCTCACCATGAGATTGTCCTGCGTCCACTTCCACAGGGTCTCGAAGGTCTTCTTGTCGTTGTTGGCAACGGCAAGGAACATGGCGTACCCCTGCCCTTCGGAATGGCTGATGTGCCCCTGTCCGTAATCTATGGTGCGCCCGTCGACGGTTATGAAACCGTTCTTATAGCGCTCCCAGCGCGACTCCTTTGCCGATGCATTTGGCACAGCCGCAATAAGCAGCGCCGCGCACGCGGCAGCCGCTATGCTAAGCGCCCTTGCCGCCCTCAACCGTCCTCCTCTTTCTAAGCCTCATCATAAGATAATAGGCCAGGAACGCCAAAACTATTATCAGGCCGATGACAACGGCTATATAGAGCTTCGGGTACGACGACAGATAATAATCTATCATGCCGATATTGCCAAGCTTACCCGATGTATACGATTCGCCGACCTTTAACGACGTGACCTTGTACTTCGGTTCCCTGAACTCCACCATCACAAGATCGCCCTTTACCTCGCCCTGCACCTCGGGGTCGAGAAGCGCCTTACTAAGCTTCAAGACGTCGTCGTCTGTAGCCGCGGTCAAAAAGAGCACGCTTCTGCCCTCCTTATACGGGGAAGCGAACTGCATGAACATGCCCTCGTCAGGCCCAAGCCCTCCCTCCTGCGTGCTGTAGGCAAAGGTCTTCTTTTCCTCCCAGCTCCTCACAACCGGATACGGCACCTCAAGCGGGTTCGTGAGCTTTAGAGGCGCAAGCTTCCTGTACTCTTCGGGCACTCCGGCAACGTGCCCTATGACTATAAGCTCACCGTCATATTTATCGGGCTTCTCGTAGGTTATCGTGACGCCGAAGGCCGGATACCCGTTCTTCTGGCTTATAAGCCCGATAAGGTTATACGCAGCCGAAATATACTGGTCGTCCTTTTCCGTAAGATATATGGTCGAACCGAAGCCGTCTGGCCACCTGGTAATGGGGAAGCCGTTTAACATGAAGAGTTCGAGCGCCGGAAGCTCGACAAAATGCCCCATCTGCGGAAAATAGAATGTCGAGTTGTCGAAGACCGTAACGAACATGTTACGCGTCTGGAACAAATCGCACTCCTGGGCGTTGACGGAAAGTATGGATGCAAACGTTATGATGTTGCCGCCTGGCTTGAAGAGGTACGTCGGGATGTTTATCTTGTACTTCTCTATCATGTCGCCGCCGGTGTTGTTAAGGTGTATCGAGCGTATGGTCTTGCCGTTTAACATTATGAGCAGCACCGAATCCGGCCTGAGCCCGGCGCCGTAGGCAAAGTTCAACACGAGCTCGGCGTACTGGTTCTGCTTTATGAGAAAATCGGCCGGCAAACGGAAGTTAAAGTCCATGGGCGGCGGGTTAAAGCCCTCGTAGGTCGTCGTCGGGATGTTAAGTGTCTTGAAATCGAACTCCTTATC belongs to Deltaproteobacteria bacterium and includes:
- a CDS encoding cellulose biosynthesis cyclic di-GMP-binding regulatory protein BcsB; translation: MKKIILFMVVVLLFAASVTTAQAETVKMPLSKLTAVQTPDLRCTSGEFTIHVPVPDRWDVKRATVSVSYVSSPALTPDRSYILATFNGRPIGVKKFGTVGLPGRFDGNVDPALFEPGYNTLNISVAQHYTLECERPCSPELWTKLELEKSTIEIEYTLKPVPLKLSEATEAIFDPKITPAGDITIVMQGRDSESVTLSGIVASGIAKRFDYRKVYFNVSKDLTDGKDNIFVGTGAEASALLAKYGQTFPKVDGPFIKLMHMPLKSGGVDKTRALLVLTGRNKEDIKIAAETLTSMTIAFPGTSELKVTGFKMPEIKQYGGRLVLDADKEFDFKTLNIPTTTYEGFNPPPMDFNFRLPADFLIKQNQYAELVLNFAYGAGLRPDSVLLIMLNGKTIRSIHLNNTGGDMIEKYKINIPTYLFKPGGNIITFASILSVNAQECDLFQTRNMFVTVFDNSTFYFPQMGHFVELPALELFMLNGFPITRWPDGFGSTIYLTEKDDQYISAAYNLIGLISQKNGYPAFGVTITYEKPDKYDGELIVIGHVAGVPEEYRKLAPLKLTNPLEVPYPVVRSWEEKKTFAYSTQEGGLGPDEGMFMQFASPYKEGRSVLFLTAATDDDVLKLSKALLDPEVQGEVKGDLVMVEFREPKYKVTSLKVGESYTSGKLGNIGMIDYYLSSYPKLYIAVVIGLIIVLAFLAYYLMMRLRKRRTVEGGKGA